The Novosphingobium terrae genome has a window encoding:
- a CDS encoding SDR family NAD(P)-dependent oxidoreductase — translation MSDLGPILVTGAAGFIGHATCHRLLERGEVVIGIDNINDYYDPALKHARLKTFEGKNHFEFHRMDVSDAEAVGALVRERGVRRIIHLAAQAGVRYSIANPFAYEKSNLAGHLALLEASRHAPDFLHLVYASSSSVYGDRPMGGVGFSEDEPVNKPVSLYAATKAACELMSESYAKLYGFPQTGLRFFTVYGPWGRPDMAYFSFTQKILSGQPIEVYGEGKMARDFTYIDDIVDGILGALDHPPEDGSHRVLNIGDSRPVGLMAMIEALEQALGHEAQKIMRPMQPGDVTTTYADISKLQALTGYHPQVMLEDGLQRFATWYLAYHCVPA, via the coding sequence ATGTCTGATCTGGGTCCCATTCTCGTGACCGGCGCCGCCGGTTTTATCGGCCATGCCACTTGCCACCGCCTGCTGGAGCGCGGCGAGGTGGTGATCGGTATCGACAACATCAATGATTATTACGATCCGGCGCTCAAGCATGCCCGGCTCAAGACCTTCGAAGGCAAGAACCACTTCGAGTTCCACCGCATGGATGTTTCCGATGCCGAGGCGGTCGGCGCGCTGGTGCGCGAACGCGGCGTGCGGCGCATCATCCATCTCGCGGCGCAGGCGGGCGTGCGTTACAGCATCGCCAACCCCTTCGCTTATGAGAAGAGCAATCTGGCGGGCCATCTGGCGCTGCTGGAAGCCAGCCGCCATGCGCCGGATTTCCTCCATCTGGTCTATGCTTCGTCCAGCTCGGTCTATGGCGACCGGCCGATGGGCGGTGTGGGTTTTTCCGAGGATGAGCCGGTCAACAAGCCGGTCTCGCTCTATGCCGCCACCAAGGCCGCCTGCGAGCTGATGAGCGAAAGCTACGCCAAGCTCTATGGCTTCCCGCAGACGGGGCTGCGCTTCTTCACCGTCTATGGCCCCTGGGGCCGGCCCGACATGGCCTATTTCAGCTTCACCCAGAAGATCCTGAGCGGCCAGCCGATCGAGGTCTATGGCGAGGGCAAGATGGCCCGCGACTTCACCTACATCGACGATATCGTCGATGGCATTCTGGGCGCGCTGGATCATCCGCCCGAGGACGGCAGCCATCGCGTGCTCAACATCGGTGACAGCCGCCCGGTTGGCCTGATGGCGATGATCGAGGCGCTGGAACAGGCGCTGGGGCATGAGGCGCAGAAGATCATGCGCCCGATGCAGCCCGGCGATGTCACCACCACCTATGCCGATATCTCCAAGCTGCAGGCGCTGACCGGCTATCACCCGCAGGTGATGCTGGAGGATGGGCTGCAGCGCTTCGCCACATGGTATCTCGCCTATCATTGCGTCCCGGCCTGA
- a CDS encoding oligosaccharide flippase family protein, translating into MPRLSNTKLNAITLYANFIVLALVGLVANPLLVRFIGSQQFGIWRSCLRILDLTSVADGRATQALKWILAHRALQDDTEAKQREVGAAIAIWMIWLPFLLTGVAIAIFALPHLIKDVPPQLYGTARMAAGLLAMNVVLTALLGIPDSVLAGTNQGFRSYVVTTTFLVLSNAAMVLAGAAGMGIVGLGAATLGGSLLTGIVALAVARRYVSWWGVRRPSRADVKRVFGFSNWTMVWSLVQMFMLSSEVLLIGYLVGPDAVTRYTFTSYVTQFAISICLMTGSAVTPRLGAMVGAGQQAEAAQLYAATRQALLAIASVAAAGLILCNAAFVSVWAGSRFFLGPETNIAMVLVMVQLALVRFDAQIQDVGLKIAGKVITGSVAAALSVGLAALFYLLTHAIAAIFIGLVVGRLPLNVLFPRQVRQLIPEARVDLRGMAGMLAIVAASYALSRWWQPAGWGGLLLSAVAALALSVTVSLLVILSPQTRAQVLAMARRRI; encoded by the coding sequence ATGCCCCGCCTGAGCAACACCAAACTCAACGCCATCACGCTTTATGCCAATTTCATCGTGCTGGCGCTGGTGGGGCTGGTCGCCAACCCGCTGCTGGTGCGCTTTATCGGCTCGCAGCAATTCGGCATCTGGCGCTCCTGCCTGCGCATTCTCGATCTGACCTCGGTGGCCGATGGCCGCGCGACACAGGCACTGAAATGGATTCTGGCCCATCGCGCGCTTCAGGACGATACCGAGGCGAAGCAGCGCGAGGTGGGCGCGGCCATCGCCATCTGGATGATCTGGCTGCCCTTCCTGCTGACGGGCGTGGCCATTGCCATCTTTGCCCTGCCGCATCTGATCAAGGATGTGCCGCCGCAGCTTTATGGCACGGCGCGGATGGCAGCGGGGCTGCTGGCGATGAATGTGGTGCTGACCGCGCTGTTGGGCATTCCCGATTCCGTGCTGGCGGGCACCAATCAGGGCTTCCGCTCCTATGTCGTGACCACCACCTTCCTCGTGCTGAGCAATGCCGCCATGGTGCTGGCGGGCGCGGCGGGCATGGGCATCGTCGGGCTGGGCGCGGCGACGCTGGGCGGCTCGCTGCTGACCGGCATCGTCGCTCTGGCGGTGGCGCGGCGCTATGTCTCGTGGTGGGGCGTGCGGCGGCCTTCCAGGGCGGATGTGAAGCGCGTCTTCGGTTTCAGCAACTGGACCATGGTGTGGTCGCTGGTGCAGATGTTCATGCTGTCGAGCGAGGTGCTGCTGATCGGCTATCTGGTCGGGCCCGATGCGGTGACGCGCTACACCTTCACCAGCTATGTCACGCAATTCGCCATCTCGATCTGCCTGATGACCGGCAGCGCCGTCACCCCGCGTCTGGGCGCCATGGTGGGGGCTGGGCAGCAGGCCGAGGCGGCGCAACTCTATGCCGCCACGCGGCAGGCGCTGCTGGCCATCGCCTCGGTGGCGGCAGCCGGGCTGATCCTGTGCAATGCCGCTTTTGTCTCGGTCTGGGCGGGCAGCCGCTTTTTCCTGGGGCCGGAAACCAACATCGCCATGGTGCTGGTGATGGTGCAGCTGGCGCTGGTGCGCTTCGATGCGCAGATCCAGGATGTGGGGCTCAAGATCGCGGGCAAGGTGATCACGGGCAGCGTGGCGGCGGCGCTCTCGGTCGGGCTGGCGGCGCTGTTCTATTTGCTGACGCATGCGATCGCCGCGATCTTCATCGGGCTGGTGGTGGGCCGTTTGCCGCTGAACGTGCTGTTTCCGCGACAGGTGCGCCAGCTGATCCCCGAGGCACGGGTTGACCTGCGCGGCATGGCGGGCATGCTGGCCATCGTGGCGGCGAGCTATGCACTGTCGCGCTGGTGGCAACCGGCGGGTTGGGGCGGGCTGCTGCTCTCCGCCGTGGCGGCACTGGCGCTGAGCGTCACGGTGTCGCTGCTGGTCATCCTTTCCCCTCAGACCAGAGCGCAGGTGCTGGCAATGGCACGCCGCCGGATCTGA
- a CDS encoding glycosyltransferase family 4 protein, whose amino-acid sequence MSQTPIIAIGQFPPPFSGFSHITHCVTEAMGELGPVQTIDIAAPRGSGGVAKHLGRLKATWAACGKLLRARTAEPRPLCYIACEGGLGLVYTLQLVICARLAGLTTLLHHHSFAYIDQAKGLMKRVVGAQPRLHHVFLCRLMQQRFEQVYGPSHAATVLSNAAFVPPMAKAEAEREQPVLGHLSNLTREKGLYLFLDLLRATPDLRGVLAGPIALAEDKAAVEQAVADLQGRLDYRGALYGAEKDRFYRDIDIFIFPTRYVNEAQPTVLFEAQAAGCRFASYDRGCIANQRLSDDLIVPQDQDFVAAVTVWINTLPEGDTRAARLARYGVRHEAARAVIPSLLTAPPLAQSAPCPA is encoded by the coding sequence ATGAGCCAGACGCCCATCATCGCCATCGGCCAGTTTCCGCCGCCTTTCAGCGGTTTCTCGCATATCACCCATTGCGTCACCGAGGCGATGGGCGAGCTGGGCCCGGTTCAGACCATCGATATCGCCGCCCCGCGCGGCAGCGGCGGCGTGGCCAAGCATCTCGGGCGGCTGAAGGCGACATGGGCCGCTTGCGGCAAGCTGCTGCGCGCCCGTACCGCCGAACCGCGCCCGCTGTGCTACATCGCCTGTGAGGGCGGGCTGGGGCTGGTCTACACGCTGCAACTGGTGATCTGCGCGCGGCTGGCGGGGCTGACCACGCTGCTTCACCACCACAGCTTTGCCTATATCGATCAGGCCAAGGGGCTGATGAAGCGGGTCGTGGGCGCGCAGCCGCGCCTGCATCACGTCTTCCTCTGCCGCCTGATGCAACAGCGCTTCGAGCAGGTCTATGGCCCCAGCCATGCCGCCACCGTGCTGAGCAATGCCGCTTTCGTGCCCCCCATGGCCAAGGCCGAAGCCGAGCGCGAGCAGCCCGTGCTGGGCCATCTCAGCAATCTGACGCGGGAGAAGGGGCTCTATCTTTTCCTCGATCTGCTTCGGGCCACCCCTGATCTGCGCGGTGTGCTGGCCGGGCCGATCGCTCTGGCCGAGGACAAGGCGGCGGTGGAGCAGGCTGTAGCCGATCTGCAAGGCAGGCTGGACTATCGCGGCGCGCTCTATGGCGCGGAGAAAGACCGTTTCTACCGCGACATCGACATCTTCATCTTCCCCACCCGCTATGTGAACGAAGCCCAGCCCACCGTGCTGTTCGAGGCGCAGGCCGCCGGATGCCGCTTTGCCAGCTATGACCGCGGCTGCATCGCCAATCAGCGCCTGAGTGACGATCTGATCGTGCCTCAGGATCAGGATTTCGTGGCCGCCGTCACCGTCTGGATCAACACCCTGCCGGAAGGCGACACACGCGCCGCCCGGCTGGCCCGCTATGGCGTGCGGCATGAGGCGGCCCGTGCCGTGATCCCCTCGCTGCTCACCGCCCCCCCTCTCGCGCAGAGTGCCCCATGCCCCGCCTGA
- a CDS encoding acyltransferase, translating to MSLFSQIQAAIQKRLAPEAYARKLGVRMGQGCRLINVDFSTEPYLITMGDRVSATKVRFETHDGGVWVLRPGYPQVDIIKPITIGSNVFIGYGAIILPGVTIGDNVVIGAGSIVSRDIPSNSVAVGIPARVIKSLDAYREGALQSAEDTKSLDEAAKRDYYLRKYGHPA from the coding sequence ATGAGCCTTTTCAGCCAGATTCAGGCCGCCATCCAGAAACGTCTCGCGCCGGAAGCCTATGCCCGCAAGCTGGGCGTGCGCATGGGGCAGGGGTGCCGGCTGATCAATGTCGATTTCTCGACCGAGCCCTATCTCATCACCATGGGTGACCGGGTCAGCGCCACCAAGGTGCGCTTCGAAACGCATGACGGCGGGGTCTGGGTGCTGCGCCCCGGCTATCCGCAGGTCGATATCATCAAGCCGATCACCATCGGCAGCAATGTCTTCATCGGCTATGGCGCGATCATCCTGCCGGGGGTGACCATCGGCGACAATGTGGTGATCGGCGCGGGCTCGATCGTGTCGCGCGATATTCCTTCCAACAGCGTGGCGGTGGGCATTCCCGCGCGGGTGATCAAATCGCTCGACGCCTATCGCGAGGGGGCGCTGCAAAGCGCCGAGGACACCAAATCGCTCGATGAGGCCGCCAAGCGCGACTATTATCTGCGCAAATACGGGCATCCGGCATGA
- a CDS encoding WcaI family glycosyltransferase, which yields MKILILGLNYAPEPVGIGPYTTGMAEFLAQAGHQVSVVCGKAYYPHWRLHEDHRARGVLTSAENGVRVNRVPIYVPEKPNGLRRLLHHISFAASAGPVMAREAWRARPDMVICIAPSLISTVVARAASFLTRAKLWLHIQDFEVEAAFATGLLKDGGLLASAARAFERWSLKATRISTISPQMCAKLRRANVPSARVVEFRNWANIDHVRPLDTPSSYREIWDIKTPYVALYSGNIGNKQGIEIIVEVARLLRHRDDITFIICGNGAMRETLVEAARDLTNVRFPDLQPMEMMSQMLGLATVHLLPQIGGAADLVLPSKLTNMLASGRPVVATAEAHTGLAKEVQGCGLVVPPENAPAFAAAVETLLGDEALRREYGQAARARAEERWSKPRILHDFELALRDSVIEGVAKPAGQPILEKS from the coding sequence ATGAAGATTCTGATCCTTGGCCTGAACTATGCTCCCGAACCGGTGGGGATCGGGCCCTATACCACTGGCATGGCGGAATTTCTGGCGCAGGCGGGGCATCAGGTCTCGGTGGTCTGCGGCAAGGCCTATTATCCGCATTGGCGCCTGCATGAGGACCATCGCGCGCGCGGCGTGCTGACCTCGGCGGAAAACGGCGTGCGGGTCAACCGCGTGCCGATCTATGTGCCGGAAAAGCCCAATGGTCTGCGCCGCCTGCTGCATCATATCTCCTTTGCCGCCAGCGCGGGCCCGGTGATGGCTCGTGAGGCCTGGCGGGCCAGGCCCGATATGGTGATCTGCATCGCCCCCTCGCTGATTTCGACGGTGGTGGCGCGGGCGGCCTCTTTCCTGACGCGCGCCAAATTGTGGCTGCATATTCAGGATTTCGAGGTGGAGGCCGCCTTTGCCACCGGCCTGCTCAAGGATGGCGGCCTGCTGGCCAGCGCCGCCCGCGCGTTCGAGCGCTGGAGCCTGAAGGCCACGCGCATCAGCACCATCTCGCCCCAGATGTGCGCCAAACTGCGCCGCGCCAATGTGCCTTCGGCCCGCGTGGTGGAGTTTCGCAACTGGGCCAACATCGATCATGTCCGCCCGCTCGACACCCCCTCCTCCTATCGCGAGATCTGGGACATCAAGACGCCCTATGTGGCGCTCTATTCGGGCAACATCGGCAACAAGCAGGGCATCGAGATCATTGTCGAGGTGGCGCGGCTGCTGCGTCACCGCGATGACATCACCTTCATCATCTGCGGCAATGGCGCGATGCGCGAGACACTGGTGGAGGCCGCGCGCGATCTGACCAATGTGCGCTTCCCCGATCTGCAGCCGATGGAGATGATGTCGCAGATGCTGGGGCTGGCCACGGTGCATCTACTGCCGCAGATCGGCGGCGCGGCGGATCTGGTGCTGCCCTCCAAGCTGACCAACATGCTGGCCTCCGGGCGCCCGGTGGTGGCAACCGCAGAGGCGCATACGGGGCTGGCCAAAGAGGTGCAGGGCTGTGGCCTGGTGGTCCCGCCCGAAAACGCGCCCGCCTTTGCCGCCGCGGTGGAAACGCTGCTGGGTGATGAGGCGCTGCGCCGCGAGTATGGTCAGGCCGCCCGCGCCCGCGCCGAGGAGCGCTGGAGCAAGCCGCGCATCCTGCATGATTTCGAACTGGCGCTGCGTGACAGCGTGATCGAGGGCGTGGCCAAGCCTGCCGGGCAACCCATTCTGGAGAAATCGTGA
- a CDS encoding putative colanic acid biosynthesis acetyltransferase, with protein MQPIYQDLSRFRVQDGFRERSGLVVLAWQIVQATLFRLSPQPLYGWRRFLLSAFGAKVGQGVIIRPSARVTYPWKVTLGDHCWIGDDAELYSLGPITVGAHAVVSQRSYICAGTHDYEDITFPLVARPVVIEAEAWVATGCFVAPGVTVGRGAIVAATSTVTRDVPPGMIVAGAPAQVLRERPVP; from the coding sequence ATGCAGCCGATCTATCAGGATCTCTCGCGCTTTCGCGTGCAGGATGGCTTTCGTGAGCGCTCCGGGCTGGTGGTGCTGGCGTGGCAGATCGTGCAGGCCACGCTGTTCCGCCTCTCGCCCCAGCCGCTGTATGGCTGGCGGCGCTTCCTGCTCTCGGCCTTCGGGGCGAAGGTGGGGCAGGGGGTGATCATCCGCCCCAGCGCGCGGGTGACCTATCCTTGGAAGGTGACTCTGGGCGACCACTGCTGGATCGGCGACGATGCCGAACTCTACAGCCTCGGGCCGATCACGGTGGGGGCGCATGCCGTGGTGTCCCAGCGCAGCTACATCTGCGCGGGCACGCATGATTACGAGGACATCACCTTCCCGCTGGTCGCCCGCCCCGTGGTGATCGAGGCGGAGGCGTGGGTGGCGACCGGCTGCTTTGTGGCGCCCGGCGTCACCGTGGGGCGCGGCGCGATCGTGGCGGCCACCAGCACCGTCACCCGCGATGTGCCGCCCGGGATGATCGTGGCGGGCGCCCCGGCGCAGGTGCTGCGCGAAAGGCCCGTTCCATGA
- a CDS encoding glycosyltransferase: MSRPSSAAGPLRLCFVIPAFSDGGAQKQCIFLLNQLRHDVGLDITLVHFHGGVHEDLLQRDGLRVIHMPVRSNYDPRNILALRRIVKQIDAQIMMTWLHGADVIGFFTRRLSPRLRWIMAERDSSYPADPRYILRRMLGRHAEDVIANSAKGADYWRQAGAGGALHVVSNIVDARIGAVAPGRPRRIVTIGRLEPQKNARTVVEAFILLAGRHPDLEFAVIGGGSEAESLQALVREKGLQDRIAFLGFRKDVIDQIHASGLVVSMSHHEGLPNVMLESVGAHRLVVASDIPEHRELLGGDYPYLVADRDNPQAVAEGIEAAMAQMEDTAPLAHAHERLRAMTPEAVAEAYRRIFTSGKA, translated from the coding sequence ATGAGCCGTCCCTCCTCCGCAGCCGGGCCCCTGCGGCTGTGCTTCGTCATCCCCGCCTTCAGCGACGGGGGCGCGCAGAAGCAGTGCATCTTCCTGCTCAACCAGCTGCGCCACGATGTGGGGCTGGACATCACACTGGTCCATTTCCATGGCGGCGTGCATGAGGATCTGCTGCAGCGCGACGGCTTGCGGGTGATCCATATGCCGGTGCGCTCCAACTATGATCCGCGCAACATTCTGGCGCTGCGCCGCATCGTGAAGCAGATCGACGCGCAGATCATGATGACCTGGCTGCATGGCGCCGATGTCATCGGCTTTTTCACCCGCCGCCTGAGCCCGCGCCTGCGCTGGATCATGGCCGAGCGCGATTCCTCCTACCCCGCCGATCCGCGCTACATCCTGCGCCGCATGCTGGGCCGCCATGCCGAGGATGTGATCGCCAACTCGGCCAAGGGCGCCGATTACTGGCGGCAGGCCGGGGCGGGCGGGGCGCTGCATGTCGTCTCCAACATCGTTGACGCGCGGATCGGCGCGGTGGCGCCCGGGCGCCCCCGGCGCATCGTCACCATCGGCCGGCTGGAGCCGCAGAAGAACGCCCGCACCGTGGTGGAGGCCTTCATCCTGCTGGCCGGGCGCCACCCGGACCTGGAGTTCGCGGTGATCGGCGGCGGCAGCGAGGCCGAAAGCCTGCAGGCGCTGGTGCGCGAGAAGGGCCTTCAGGATCGCATCGCCTTCCTCGGTTTCCGCAAGGATGTGATCGACCAGATCCATGCCTCGGGCCTGGTGGTCAGCATGAGCCATCATGAAGGCCTGCCCAATGTGATGCTGGAAAGCGTGGGCGCACACCGGCTGGTGGTCGCCTCTGACATTCCCGAGCATCGCGAGCTGCTGGGCGGCGATTATCCCTATCTGGTGGCCGACCGGGACAATCCGCAGGCCGTGGCCGAGGGAATCGAGGCCGCCATGGCGCAGATGGAAGACACCGCCCCGCTGGCCCATGCCCATGAACGGCTGCGGGCCATGACGCCCGAGGCGGTGGCGGAGGCCTATCGCCGCATCTTCACCTCAGGAAAGGCCTGA
- a CDS encoding O-antigen ligase family protein, protein MADGNPTMGSEAGTHALRRAAAVAQAAEARAAQAELTADGRPVVARPVGRGNIIGFIVLMANFCALYGALGVLGHAPSLMVVSAAFGLLSILYVALNPRIAVTVLGDFSAWGTLLVGYIAPLLYLAILLAARQIKMPQLGYWIAFNLSFSAIFLNAVIFGYVLDSRRITWFYYLAALVIAGEFVSNATNYQFTMLVLDFSASVISKSLTLDRFMGFFGIFNTAAYAVFLAVFVVAVQARRVTLPFLIFNLIAAYLIFLTQSRTSLIMMALVLGWVALRALANRPAYIRIAMVLLPLLLAAGAAALVVKSHSLSSGSNAMMDRFTGLLAAVFADGSHADESSQLRVRAISQFMTLISERPFTGYGLDVIGELVSRGDLVAVSQNSWIEWGTEFGVTYPVLVAISLLVIYIRESRASVLIRLQGLQGDNLRFFIVTMVISSLSIMDFYQIRPFTVAFGMLIGQFIRNRKLSQMEAEVDRMTPMPMAAPLPVPPRIPRRPLPATPIPRATPQGPAS, encoded by the coding sequence ATGGCAGACGGCAATCCGACAATGGGCAGCGAAGCAGGCACCCATGCCCTGAGGCGGGCCGCCGCTGTCGCGCAAGCCGCCGAGGCGCGCGCCGCCCAAGCCGAGCTGACAGCCGACGGGCGCCCCGTGGTGGCGCGTCCGGTCGGGCGGGGCAACATCATCGGCTTCATCGTGCTGATGGCCAATTTCTGCGCGCTTTACGGTGCGCTTGGCGTTCTGGGGCATGCGCCCAGCCTGATGGTCGTCTCGGCGGCCTTTGGCCTGCTCTCGATCCTTTATGTGGCGCTCAATCCGCGGATCGCGGTGACGGTGCTGGGCGATTTTTCGGCCTGGGGCACGCTGCTGGTCGGCTATATCGCGCCGCTGCTCTATCTGGCCATCCTGCTGGCCGCGCGGCAGATCAAGATGCCACAGCTGGGCTATTGGATCGCCTTCAACCTCTCCTTCTCGGCGATTTTCCTGAATGCGGTGATTTTCGGCTATGTGCTGGACAGCCGAAGGATCACTTGGTTCTACTATCTGGCCGCGCTGGTGATCGCGGGCGAATTCGTCAGCAATGCCACCAACTACCAGTTCACCATGCTTGTGCTGGATTTCTCCGCCAGCGTCATCAGCAAGTCGCTGACGCTCGACCGCTTTATGGGCTTTTTCGGCATCTTCAACACGGCGGCCTATGCGGTGTTTCTGGCGGTCTTCGTGGTGGCGGTGCAGGCGCGCAGGGTGACGCTGCCCTTCCTGATCTTCAACCTCATCGCGGCTTATCTGATCTTCCTCACCCAGTCGCGCACCTCGCTGATCATGATGGCGCTGGTGCTGGGCTGGGTGGCGCTGAGGGCGCTGGCCAACCGCCCGGCCTATATCCGCATCGCCATGGTGCTGCTGCCGCTGTTGCTGGCGGCGGGGGCGGCGGCGCTGGTGGTCAAATCCCATTCGCTCAGCAGCGGCTCCAATGCGATGATGGACCGCTTCACCGGCCTGCTGGCGGCGGTCTTCGCCGATGGCAGCCATGCCGATGAGAGCAGCCAGCTGCGCGTGCGGGCCATTTCGCAATTCATGACCCTGATCTCGGAGCGGCCCTTCACCGGCTATGGCCTCGATGTGATCGGCGAGCTGGTGAGCCGGGGCGATCTGGTCGCGGTCAGCCAGAACAGCTGGATCGAATGGGGCACCGAATTCGGCGTGACCTATCCGGTGCTGGTGGCGATCAGCCTGCTGGTGATCTACATCCGGGAGAGCCGGGCCAGCGTGCTGATCCGCCTGCAGGGGCTGCAGGGCGACAATCTGCGCTTCTTCATCGTGACGATGGTGATCTCATCGCTCTCGATCATGGATTTCTACCAGATCCGGCCCTTCACCGTGGCCTTCGGCATGCTGATCGGCCAGTTTATCCGCAACCGCAAGCTGTCGCAGATGGAGGCGGAGGTCGATCGCATGACCCCGATGCCGATGGCCGCGCCGCTGCCGGTCCCGCCGCGCATACCGCGCCGCCCGCTGCCGGCCACCCCCATTCCCCGCGCCACCCCGCAAGGACCCGCGTCATGA
- the gmd gene encoding GDP-mannose 4,6-dehydratase, translating into MAERKKALITGITGQDGSYLAEFLLAKGYEVHGIKRRASLFNTQRIDHIYQDPHDNQPNLKLHYGDLSDTSNLTRIMREIEPDEVYNLGAQSHVAVSFEAPEYTADVDGIGTLRLLESIRFLGLEQKTRFYQASTSELYGLVQEIPQRETTPFYPRSPYAVAKLYGYWITVNYRESYGIYACNGVLFNHESPRRGETFVTRKITRGLANIAQGLEPCLFMGNIDSLRDWGHAKDYVRMQWMMLQQDHAEDFVIATGVQYSVREFITWSAAHLGITLRFQGTGVDEVGIVDAVVGDDAPAVKAGDVIVRIDPRYFRPAEVDTLLGDPTRAKERLGWVPEITVQEMCEEMVASDLKDAKRHALLKAHGLEIPVSVEG; encoded by the coding sequence GTGGCCGAACGCAAAAAGGCGCTGATTACCGGCATCACGGGTCAGGACGGGTCCTATCTGGCGGAATTTCTGCTGGCCAAGGGCTATGAGGTGCATGGCATCAAGCGCCGCGCCTCGCTGTTCAACACGCAGCGCATCGACCACATCTATCAGGACCCGCATGACAATCAGCCCAATCTGAAGCTGCATTACGGCGACCTGTCGGACACCTCGAACCTGACGCGCATCATGCGCGAGATCGAGCCGGATGAGGTCTACAACCTCGGCGCGCAGAGCCATGTGGCCGTCAGCTTCGAGGCGCCCGAATACACCGCCGATGTCGATGGCATCGGCACGCTGCGCCTGCTCGAATCCATCCGCTTTCTGGGGCTGGAGCAGAAGACCCGCTTCTATCAGGCCTCCACCTCGGAACTCTATGGTCTGGTGCAGGAAATTCCGCAGCGTGAGACCACGCCGTTCTATCCGCGCTCGCCCTATGCGGTGGCCAAGCTCTATGGCTACTGGATCACGGTGAATTACCGCGAGTCCTATGGCATCTATGCCTGCAACGGCGTGCTGTTCAACCATGAGAGTCCGCGCCGTGGCGAGACCTTCGTGACGCGCAAGATCACGCGCGGTCTGGCCAACATCGCTCAGGGGCTGGAGCCCTGCCTGTTCATGGGCAACATCGATTCCCTGCGCGATTGGGGCCATGCCAAGGACTATGTCCGCATGCAGTGGATGATGCTGCAGCAGGACCATGCCGAGGATTTCGTGATCGCCACCGGCGTTCAGTATTCGGTGCGGGAGTTCATCACCTGGTCGGCGGCGCATCTGGGCATCACCCTGCGCTTCCAGGGCACGGGCGTGGATGAGGTCGGCATTGTCGATGCGGTCGTGGGTGACGATGCTCCGGCGGTGAAGGCGGGCGATGTGATCGTGCGGATCGATCCGCGCTATTTCCGCCCCGCCGAGGTCGACACGCTGCTGGGCGACCCCACCCGCGCCAAGGAGCGTCTGGGCTGGGTGCCGGAAATCACCGTTCAGGAAATGTGCGAGGAAATGGTGGCGTCGGACCTCAAGGATGCCAAGCGCCACGCGCTGCTCAAGGCGCATGGGCTCGAAATCCCGGTTTCGGTCGAAGGCTGA
- the fcl gene encoding GDP-L-fucose synthase, which yields MRIYVAGHRGMVGGAITRKLVARGVEVLTRTHAELDLTDQTAVRAFFQSEKPDAVVLAAAKVGGIHANNTYPAQFIYENLMMECNVIHQAYAAGVGKLLQLGSSCIYPREVPQPMREDALLTGILEPTNEPYAVAKIAGIKLCESYNRQYGVDYRSVMPTNLYGPGDNFHPENSHVLPALIRRFHEAVRDGLDEVVIWGSGKPRREFLHVDDMAEASLFVLDLPLADYQANTQPMLSHINVGTGSDVSIAELAQMVADVTGYQGRITQDASKPDGTMRKLMDVSRLGDMGWRASIDLPTGLAETYRWFLENYADLRH from the coding sequence ATGCGGATCTATGTGGCAGGTCATCGCGGCATGGTGGGCGGGGCGATCACCCGCAAGCTGGTCGCGCGCGGGGTGGAGGTTCTCACCCGCACCCATGCCGAGCTGGACCTGACCGACCAGACCGCCGTGCGCGCCTTCTTCCAGAGCGAGAAGCCCGATGCGGTGGTGCTGGCGGCGGCCAAGGTGGGGGGCATTCACGCCAACAACACCTATCCGGCGCAGTTCATCTATGAAAATCTGATGATGGAATGCAATGTCATCCATCAGGCCTATGCCGCCGGTGTGGGCAAGCTGCTGCAGCTTGGCTCTTCCTGTATCTATCCGCGTGAGGTGCCTCAGCCCATGCGCGAGGATGCGCTGCTGACCGGCATTCTGGAGCCCACCAACGAGCCTTATGCCGTGGCCAAGATCGCGGGCATCAAGCTGTGCGAGAGCTACAACCGGCAGTATGGCGTCGATTACCGCAGTGTGATGCCCACCAACCTCTATGGCCCGGGCGACAATTTCCATCCGGAAAACAGCCATGTGCTGCCCGCCCTGATCCGCCGCTTTCATGAGGCGGTGCGCGATGGGCTGGATGAGGTGGTGATCTGGGGCAGCGGCAAGCCACGTCGCGAATTCCTGCATGTCGACGATATGGCCGAGGCTTCGCTGTTTGTACTCGATCTGCCGCTGGCCGACTATCAGGCCAACACGCAGCCGATGCTCAGCCATATCAATGTCGGTACAGGCAGCGATGTCTCGATCGCCGAACTGGCACAGATGGTGGCGGATGTGACGGGCTATCAGGGCCGCATCACGCAGGATGCCTCCAAGCCGGACGGCACGATGCGCAAGCTGATGGATGTTTCGCGGCTGGGCGATATGGGCTGGCGCGCCAGCATCGACCTGCCGACCGGTCTGGCCGAGACCTACCGGTGGTTCCTCGAAAATTATGCGGATTTACGTCATTGA